From Rhododendron vialii isolate Sample 1 chromosome 10a, ASM3025357v1, the proteins below share one genomic window:
- the LOC131303562 gene encoding 28 kDa ribonucleoprotein, chloroplastic-like yields MTSATGPLIKSLFIPKCSITAVPTLFATKPSHPFLSKPTKFASLSGPFPSWVSLKNKISPSSGGVSLVAQTSDWAQEEEKEEKEENPVEGFKWGGEEESGEGSGGVEESEESYSEPPEEAKVFVGGLPFEIDSEKLAQLFDQAGVVEIAEVIYNRETDMSRGFGFVTMSTVEEAEKAVEMFNQYELNGRTLTVNKAAPRGSRPERLPRSSEPVFRIYVGNLPWQVDGSRLEQVFSEHGKVVDARVVSDRETGRSRGFGFVTMSSEIEVNDAIAALDGQSLDGRSIRVNLAEDRRRRSFSI; encoded by the exons aTGACTTCTGCAACCGGACCTCTCATCAAGTCCCTGTTCATCCCCAAGTGCTCCATCACTGCTGTACCAACACTCTTCGCCACCAAACCTTCACACCCATTCCTCTCAAAGCCTACCAAGTTCGCATCTCTTTCTGGTCCATTCCCTTCATGGGTATCCCTCAAAAACAAGATTTCACCGTCATCCGGCGGCGTTTCGCTCGTTGCACAGACCTCCGATTGGGCCCAggaagaggagaaagaagaaaaagaagagaaccCAGTTGAGGGGTTTAAGTGGGGAGGTGAAGAGGAGAGTGGAGAGGGAAGTGGAGGTGTGGAGGAGAGTGAAGAGTCTTACTCTGAGCCACCTGAAGAAGCTAAGGTTTTTGTTGGTGGCTTACCCTTTGAGATTGACAGTGAGAAGTTGGCTCAGCTTTTTGACCAGGCTGGCGTTGTTGAGATTGCGGAG GTGATTTACAATAGGGAAACGGATATGAGTCGGGGTTTTGGTTTCGTGACAATGAGTACTGTTGAAGAAGCTGAGAAGGCTGTTGAGATGTTCAACCAATAT GAACTAAACGGAAGGACTTTGACTGTAAACAAGGCTGCTCCAAGAGGGTCACGTCCAGAAAGACTTCCTAGATCGTCTGAACCCGTTTTCAGAATTTACGTTGGTAACCTCCCATGGCAAGTGGATGGTTCTCGCCTGGAGCAGGTCTTCAGCGAACATGGTAAGGTGGTCGATGCCAGGGTAGTTTCTGACCGGGAAACAGGACGTTCGCGCGGATTTGGCTTTGTAACCATGTCCAGTGAGATAGAGGTGAATGATGCGATTGCGGCTCTTGATGGACAG AGTTTGGACGGGAGGTCGATTAGGGTAAATCTTGCTGAGGATCGCCGTAGGCGTTCGTTTTCGATTTGA
- the LOC131303669 gene encoding uncharacterized protein LOC131303669: protein MLTIHPNLKQPWHPPKPLPLKSKAPHFRIPILNTLSENNPIAQKSGQIRRQVLNPEGRTKLNPKSDREFYAFPRFVTHVDNNFISTLTDLYRERLSPGSEVLDLMSSWVSHLPKEVEYKKVVGHGINAQELAKNPRLDYFFVKDLNQDQTLELESCSLDAVVCTVSVQYLQQPEKVFAEVFRVLRPGGVFVVSFSSRMFYEKAIAAWREGTGYSRVQLVMQYFQCIEGFTQPEIIRKLPGTGGAKQEGGPLGWIVRLLGLMSGSDPFYAVIGYKNFKPVYE from the exons ATGCTCACCATCCATCCAAACCTCAAGCAGCCATGGCACCCACCAAAACCACTCCCACTCAAATCCAAGGCTCCCCATTTCAGAATCCCAATCCTCAACACCCTTTCTGAGAACAACCCAATAGCCCAAAAATCAGGCCAAATCAGACGCCAAGTCCTTAACCCAGAAGGCAGAACAAAACTGAACCCAAAATCAGACAGAGAATTCTATGCTTTCCCCAGATTTGTGACCCATGTGGACAACAATTTCATTTCCACATTGACTGACCTCTACAGAGAAAGGTTGAGCCCTGGCTCGGAGGTTCTTGACCTCATGAGCTCGTGGGTTAGCCATCTACCCAAAGAAGTTGAGTACAAGAAAGTGGTGGGGCATGGGATTAATGCCCAAGAACTGGCCAAGAACCCTAGACTTGATTACTTCTTTGTGAAGGATTTGAATCAAGATCAGACACTTGAGTTGGAGAGTTGCAGTTTGGATGCTGTGGTTTGTACTGTGAGTGTGCAGTATCTTCAACAGCCTGAAAAG GTATTTGCAGAGGTATTTCGTGTGCTTAGGCCAGGAGGTGTGTTCGTAGTAAGTTTCAGCAGCAGAATGTTCTACGAGAAAGCCATTGCCGCATGGAGAGAGGGGACCGGCTACAGTCGGGTACAACTGGTAATGCAGTACTTCCAATGCATTGAAGGATTCACACAGCCAGAAATCATACGAAAGTTACCCGGGACTGGTGGAGCTAAACAAGAGGGAGGGCCTTTAGGTTGGATTGTGAGGTTGCTGGGATTGATGTCCGGATCAGACCCTTTCTATGCCGTTATAGGTTACAAGAACTTCAAACCCGTTTACGAATGA